In one Yarrowia lipolytica chromosome 1A, complete sequence genomic region, the following are encoded:
- a CDS encoding uncharacterized protein (Truncated form of YALI0A01870g, similar to uniprot|P29029 Saccharomyces cerevisiae YLR286C Endochitinase precursor (EC 3.2.1.14 Soluble cell wall protein 2)), whose product MFNSSSNTNIALYWGQDQAGTQLPLSTYCRSNSADIYVVSFLDSFSGKQTNGTGEMAVSYEGPMTSLGGEISICQSLGRKVLISLGGESGQYGLDSGADGETLAGQLWDTFGGGKNASVQRPFGNVIIDGFDLDIEHGDPVGYGDLVNRLRVLYATDTSKMYYVSAAPQCPFPDEWITQALEQSEVDFAFVQFYNNDCGLDEPKNFNFDQWADFAQTRAANKHMKVFLGVPASRKSADTGYVGVPVLTRYIQKLLNHTSFGGVMMWDASSAFGNRDHGKSYVEYAKGALNGVVSNGAGTNFVSGVVFEVVFAVVVVWIL is encoded by the coding sequence ATGTTCAACTCAAGTTCAAACACCAACATCGCGCTCTATTGGGGCCAGGACCAGGCTGGAACCCAACTGCCTCTGTCCACCTACTGTCGGTCCAACTCTGCCGACATTTACGTGGTTTCTTTCCTCGACTCGTTTTCTGGCAAACAAACCAACGGAACGGGAGAGATGGCGGTGAGCTATGAAGGACCCATGACAAGTCTGGGAGGCGAAATTTCAATCTGTCAGTCGCTGGGACGAAAAGTTCTCATTTCACTGGGAGGAGAATCAGGACAGTATGGCCTGGACTCTGGCGCCGATGGAGAAACACTGGCTGGACAGCTGTGGGACACATTTGGGGGCGGAAAGAACGCGTCAGTACAACGACCATTTGGAAACGTGATTATTGACGGCTTCGATCTCGATATCGAACACGGAGATCCCGTGGGGTATGGAgatctcgtcaacagaTTGAGAGTGCTGTATGCCACCGACACTTCCAAGATGTACTATGTGTCTGCGGctcctcaatgtccttTTCCCGACGAATGGATTACTCAAGCCCTGGAGCAGTCAGAAGTTGATTTCGCCTTTGTGCAGTTCTACAACAACGACTGCGGTCTTGACGAGCCCAAAAACTTCAATTTTGACCAATGGGCAGACTTTGCACAGACTAGGGCAGCCAATAAACACATGAAGGTGTTTCTGGGCGTGCCCGCAAGTCGTAAATCTGCAGACACGGGCTACGTCGGAGTCCCTGTGCTCACACGGTACATTCAGAAGCTACTGAACCACACTTCTTTTGGAGGAGTCATGATGTGGGACGCTTCTTCGGCCTTTGGCAATAGGGACCATGGCAAGTCGTATGTGGAGTATGCTAAGGGTGCTCTCAATGGAGTTGTTTCCAATGGCGCTGGAACAAATTTTGTTTCGGGGGTGGTTTTCGAGGTGGTTTTCGCGGTTGTTGTGGTCTGGATATTGTAG